The following proteins come from a genomic window of Parambassis ranga chromosome 4, fParRan2.1, whole genome shotgun sequence:
- the LOC114434591 gene encoding mast cell protease 1A-like, which yields MHALDNLLPYLVFTCFGQLALGSIIIDGQKAAENSMLYMVSVQHNEHHVCGGFLITEEYVVTAAHCDQPPTVFTVVIGTHNLKKTEKTVLKVIQKYKHPTYENVGMGNDIMLLKVSRLSSALCKLCQYLYSECLSSKVQLGNGVQIIQLPHSEITIKENEICQVAGWGMTSTNSRPVDELRVVDVSVISREVCAEMWPGLPENVICAGGYKTTKGFCQGDSGGPLVCNGMAVGVVSFNKHANCAYPDVPNVYTDVSKYLSWIDGILKG from the exons ATGCATGCTCTTGATAATCTCCTGCCTTATCTTGTCTTCACATGTTTTGGACaacttg CACTCGGGAGCATCATTATAGATGGGCAGAAAGCCGCAGAGAACTCCATGCTGTATATGGTGTCAGTGCAGCACAATGAGCATCATGTGTGTGGAGGATTTCTGATCACTGAGGAATATGTGGTCACTGCAGCACACTGTGATCAACCACCTAC GGTTTTTACAGTAGTTATTGGCACCCATAATCttaagaagactgagaagactGTGCTCAAAGTTATCCAGAAATACAAACACCCAACTTATGAGAATGTTGGAATGGGAAATGACATCATGCTCCTCAAAGTAAGTAGATTATCTTCAGCCCTGTGCAAATTATGCCAGTATTTGTATTCAGAGTGT CTATCCAGTAAAGTTCAACTGGGCAATGGAGTACAAATCATTCAACTTCCTCATTCTGAAATAACTATAAAGGAGAATGAAATATGTCAGGTGGCTGGTTGGGGGATGACCAGTACTAATAGCAGACCTGTTGACGAGCTGAGAGTGGTGGATGTGTCCGTCATTAGCCGTGAGGTCTGTGCAGAGATGTGGCCTGGTCTTCCTGAAAACGTGATCTGTGCAGGTGGATACAAGACAACAAAAGGGTTCTGTCAG GGTGACTCTGGTGGCCCTTTGGTGTGCAACGGGATGGCTGTTGGTGTTGTGTCATTCAACAAACATGCTAACTGTGCCTACCCAGACGTACCCAACGTCTACACGGATGTCTCCAAATATCTTTCCTGGATTGACGGCATTCTGAAGGGGTAA